From a region of the Eriocheir sinensis breed Jianghai 21 chromosome 25, ASM2467909v1, whole genome shotgun sequence genome:
- the LOC127003383 gene encoding uncharacterized protein LOC127003383, with product MAKGFQSPPRGRNITTTTTTITTTSFITTTILLFASLTLCGGVHRGCQFHPQDKLISCTGVTSDILQEFLMYVNKTTATPAATPATTTTTAITTTSSSSPEDTTTINTTEASTPQQEQDVTTTTTTTESESGDDTLKNGNTASNRDEAATITELSCVGCRLPRLTPRILGTPVTLQRLTIVDSGVEVVLSGALTSHAPSLLHLDLSYNLLRALPKDVVLLTRLQVLDLRHNGMLEVAEGSTLTPLRSLRHLYLDHNQLGQTLSSSQGQRSRSSVFDLWASEVTAPLPRLSHLGLSHNGIPDVPDGAFANLSSLLFLDLSDNLLPSLRPSALPPSIRELDLTGNPWNCTCEATWILERHARLPPTPSFLLSAGSSLSSTSILSPSAAAVAAILSPTCSSPLHLHRRLLDSLTVSEVCPLEVDAAGDEVVYIGDDVEGTLKEAFRTLHLLNATSLTTHALLVSWRVDAAFYALSALAGEPLSWAVTVREAKQGPREAHVTRLSLDKYGREQPHGVFADLLEGLRPATSHVVCLTVEQRRRLYTRPGYCLHGTTLASPAPRPDPPRTSPDVPPAVTTSEALQSYATPNYVVRTEGFTAWAAESRSATLSWNVTVLLLKDLSVQNQFLRPLGWRVTFHRFGSEEEEEEEVALVSRGGEPLQNFTNHYSIEGLQPGTGYMFCLHTLTEEELQESLAENGTVEMPQSALPPHPAGALSQEPRPHSQPTAARGRSVVDSRGGGAPQQLNTLDDALPPSPPPQHPPAAAGPTLPLPESPMTLPGPEGDSLFSAPGTGSSHALPQNPPPQPFPNSASSNIPTPPSLPALPASRPPRPPRPESGGGFVYTSTGLRIPVPSGSPGPFRVPPPISISGPGSRRVLPPESPSTPASRQRFTYEFEETSASPPPPQASPSSKRQIYTYPTRRRREVAESKPPRLEAAPLCRQVVTPAELDVVLPAAIAGTISCAATVVVVLVVCCCCWPRRCCRRKGAWRARSTTDSRKVSTISAPTPITVFSAPSSVAAAGRGDGDATASRREDPGDPGMAGRTVSAVTSSGYLMPLHSPDGKDPHNQNPDPKAAYLSLMQSRLMQRHKDLPEFHPGYDIPPKASNKSLVGYDYPHPTPVNPIGGGGGGARKPAAASPPVLPSPSSSDSNYNVSVGHSPEAARSPAEVNLNIPCQQPKSSALTKSVHVPPDDNYINPKETPAATASRTYLKYPPSRTHNRRYGQPQPGAAEHRESLSRSTPDLLTATTNAGQAAAAAPTNLPARNGPFPTTPSPGPASLPPAASSEDLTGYINLPEPLRDSEDSRQQEPSVSSGSSDAKERGTYHTWSGHTARPRPSVGDVVLSGGTLIEVPEGYVQPQTPKPTPYIRLLVRGQDGPKGPLMDTPPLPPARTEGLGGERRPSHGSSVTHLQASGSGHNRLVINMAPAS from the exons ATGGCCAAAGGATTCCAGTCACCACCGCGGGGtcgcaacatcaccaccaccaccaccaccatcacaaccacctccttcatcaccaccaccatcctcctcttcgCTAGCCTGACCCTCTGCGGCGGTGTCCATCGAGGATGTCAATTCCACCCCCAGGATAAACTGATATCCTGCACGGGCGTGACCTCAGATATCCTGCAGGAGTTTTTGATGTATGTTAATAAGACTACTGCTACTCCTGCTgctactcctgctactactaccactaccgctatcaccaccacatcatcgtcatcaccagaagacaccactaccatcaacaccaccgagGCATCAACACCACAACAGGAACaagacgtcaccaccaccaccaccaccacggagagCGAGAGTGGTGATGACACTTTAAAGAATGGCAACACCGCATCAAACAG GGACGAGGCAGCGACTATCACCGAGCTATCCTGCGTGGGCTGCCGTCTCCCTCGCCTCACGCCGCGCATCCTAGGGACTCCTGTGACCTTGCAACGCCTCACCATCGTGGATTCGGGGGTGGAGGTGGTCCTATCTGGCGCCCTGACATCCCACGctccatccctcctccaccttGACCTCTCCTACAACCTCCTACGCGCGCTGCCTAAGGATGTGGTTCTGCTGACTCGCTTACAGGTTTTGGATCTGAGGCACAATGGGATGCTGGAGGTGGCGGAGGGCTCGACGCTCACCCCCCTGCGCAGCCTTCGTCATCTGTACCTCGACCATAATCAGCTGGGGCAG acaCTCAGCAGCAGCCAGGGTCAAAGGTCACGCTCGTCTGTGTTTGATCTCTGGGCCAGCGAGGTCACGGCGCCTCTCCCTCGCCTTTCCCACCTCGGCCTCTCTCACAATGGAATTCCTG ACGTACCCGACGGAGCCTTCGCTAACCTCTCGTCGCTGCTCTTCCTGGACCTGAGCGATAACCTCCTCCCGTCCCTCCGCCCCTCCGCCCTGCCGCCCTCCATCCGCGAACTCGATCTCACAG GTAACCCATGGAACTGCACCTGCGAAGCGACGTGGATCCTTGAGAGACACGCCCgcctgccccccaccccctccttcctcctctccgccggctcttccctctcctccacctccatcctctctccctccgccgCTGCCGTAGCTGCCATCCTCTCCCCCACCTGCTCCTCCCCGCTACACCTACATCGCCGCCTGCTGGACTCccttacag TCTCCGAAGTGTGCCCACTGGAGGTAGACGCGGCCGGGGACGAGGTTGTGTACATTGGTGACGACGTGGAGGGCACGCTGAAGGAGGCGTTCAGGACCTTGCACCTTCTGAATGCCACGTCCCTCACCACGCACGCCCTCCTTGTCTCCTGGAGGGTAGACGCCGCCTTCTATGCCCTCAGCGCCCTGGCCGGCGAGCCGCTGTCGTGGGCCGTGACGGTGCGCGAGGCGAAGCAGGGCCCGCGTGAGGCTCACGTGACGCGCCTCAGTCTGGACAAGTACGGGCGGGAGCAGCCTCACGGCGTGTTCGCTGACTTGTTGGAGGGCCTGCGCCCCGCCACGAGCCACGTAGTCTGCCTCACAGTGGAGCAGCGCCGCCGCCTGTACACACGCCCCGGCTACTGCCTGCACGGCACCACCCTTGCCTCGCCAGCACCTCGCCCTGACCCGCCCCGCACCTCGCCAGACGTCCCTCCCGCGGTCACGACATCTGAGGCGTTGCAGTCCTACGCGACGCCAAACTATGTCGTCCGCACCGAGGGGTTCACGGCGTGGGCAGCGGAGTCCCGCAGCGCCACTCTCTCTTGGAACGTCACCGTCCTGCTCCTAAAGGATCTTTCCGTCCAGAACCAGTTTCTGCGTCCCCTCGGCTGGAGGGTGACCTTCCACCGCTtcgggagtgaggaggaggaagaggaggaggtggcgttaGTGAGCCGTGGAGGTGAACCACTACAGAACTTTACCAACCACTACTCCATCGAGGGTCTGCAGCCCGGCACCGGGTACATGTTCTGCCTCCACACGCTGACGGAGGAGGAGCTGCAGGAGTCCCTGGCGGAGAATGGCACGGTGGAGATGCCACAGAGTGCGCTACCGCCACATCCCGCTGGCGCCCTGTCGCAGGAGCCTCGGCCACACAGCCAGCCCACCGCCGCACGTGGCCGCAGCGTCGTGGACTCCAGGGGCGGGGGAGCCCCCCAGCAACTTAACACTCTGGACGATGCGTTGCCACCTTCCCCACCGCCCCAACACCCTCCTGCGGCTGCTGGTCCCACTCTCCCCCTTCCAGAGTCCCCCATGACTCTGCCTGGCCCCGAGGGAGATTCCCTTTTCAGTGCCCCAGGCACGGGCAGCAGTCACGCCCTCCCTCAAAATCCTCCACCACAGCCTTTTCCCAATTCAGCATCATCGAACATCCCTACTCCTCCAAGCCTTCCAGCGCTGCCCGCCAGCCGCCCGCCTCGACCCCCTCGGCCAGAATCAGGCGGGGGCTTCGTGTACACCAGCACGGGTCTGAGGATTCCGGTGCCCTCTGGCTCCCCAGGGCCCTTCAGAGTGCCGCCGCCCATCTCTATCAGCGGGCCTGGCAGTCGGAGGGTCCTTCCTCCAGAATCACCCTCCACTCCAGCTTCCCGCCAGAGGTTCACCTATGAATTCGAGGAAACGTCAGcttcaccgccgccgccccagGCGTCACCCTCGTCCAAGAGGCAGATCTACACGTACCCGACGCGGCGGAGGCGGGAGGTGGCTGAAAGCAAGCCGCCGCGTCTCGAGGCGGCGCCGCTGTGTCGCCAGGTGGTGACACCGGCCGAGCTGGACGTTGTCCTTCCCGCCGCCATCGCCGGCACCATCTCGTGCGCCgccacggtggtggtggtgctggtggtgtgctgctgctgctggccgcGTCGCTGCTGCCGACGGAAAGGCGCCTGGCGTGCCAGGTCCACGACAGACTCCCGAAAGGTGAGCACCATCTCCGCGCCGACCCCCATTACCGTGTTCTCGGCTCCCAGCtccgtggcggcggcggggcggggcgacggGGACGCGACGGCCTCGAGGAGGGAGGATCCGGGTGATCCAGGCATGGCGGGACGCACCGTTTCGGCGGTCACCTCCTCAGGCTACCTCATGCCCTTACACTCTCCCGATGGCAAAGACCCACATAACCAGAATCCAGACCCCAAGGCGGCCTACCTCTCCCTGATGCAGAGTCGCCTGATGCAGAGACACAAGGACCTGCCGGAGTTCCACCCCGGCTACGACATCCCGCCGAAGGCCTCCAACAAGTCGCTGGTCGGCTATGACTACCCGCACCCCACCCCAGTCAACCCCatcggcggtggcggcggcggggcgcggAAACCAGCCGCCGCGTCCCCTCCGGTGCTGCCGTCACCCTCCAGCAGCGACTCCAACTATAACGTGTCCGTCGGGCACAGTCCAGAGGCCGCGAGAAGCCCAGCGGAGGTGAACCTGAACATTCCGTGCCAGCAGCCCAAGAGCTCCGCCTTGACCAAGAGCGTCCACGTCCCGCCTGACGACAATTACATTAACCCTAAAGAGACGCCCGCCGCCACTGCCTCTAGAACCTACCTCAAGTACCCGCCCTCCAGAACTCACAACCGTAGATACGGACAGCCTCAGCCAGGCGCTGCGGAGCATAGAGAATCCCTGAGTCGCTCCACGCCTGACCTGCTCACCGCCACAACCAATGCTggtcaggcggcggcggcggcacccaCCAACCTCCCAGCCAGAAACGGTCCCTTCCCCACCACGCCTTCCCCCGGCCCGGCGTCTCTGCCCCCTGCGGCCAGCAGCGAGGATCTAACAGGATACATCAACCTTCCAGAGCCTCTGAGAGATTCAGAGGACAGCAGGCAGCAGGAGCCGTCAGTGAGCAGCGGCAGCAGTGACGCCAAGGAGCGAGGGACGTACCACACCTGGAGCGGCCACACGGCCAGGCCGCGGCCCAGCGTGGGCGACGTTGTGCTCTCGGGAGGGACGCTCATTGAGGTGCCTGAGGGCTACGTGCAGCCCCAGACACCCAAACCCACGCCCTACATCAGGCTGCTGGTGCGCGGCCAAGACGGACCCAAAGGTCCGTTGATGGACACTCCACCTCTGCCCCCCGCACGCACGGAGGGTCTGGGCGGCGAGCGGCGGCCCTCGCACGGGAGCAGCGTGACTCACCTCCAGGCCTCGGGGTCAGGCCACAACAGACTGGTCATCAACATGGCCCCGGCATCATAA